Proteins encoded within one genomic window of Polaribacter sp. NJDZ03:
- a CDS encoding M1 family metallopeptidase translates to MKKFTLFVFSFFFIAAGTFAQEKKEESKTLQGHTDQNKFRQLKDVLATPNDQHAASGAPGSQYTQQKVDYVMDIRLDESANKIHGDETITYHNNSKDQLEYLWVQLDQNMRADDSKTPLAKSNAATPFITPENFQKDFMKEGKGFGFNIEKVESAGKPLSHFINRTMMRINLPKPLASGDTFKFSIKWNYKINDINKDGGRSGLETFPDGNNNYTIAQFFPRLAVYNNVEGWQNMQFWGRSEFALEFGDYEVNITVPADHIVDATGDLQNEKNVLTKTQRNRWEQARKTFDNPVMIVTQAEAEAAEKGRATNTKTWTFKAEKVRDFAFASSRKYIWDAMATNINGKTVMAVSLYPKEGNPLWEEHSTRAVAHTLIEYSKLTFDYPYSKAISVHSERQGMEYPMICFNFGRPEADGTYSDRTKKGMLGVIIHEVGHNFFPMIVNSDERQWTWMDEGLNSFVEILAEFSYDYDLFSKNPAKEITRYMGGDQSNISPIMSQGDYVKQFGPNAYTKPAAALYILRTTIMGPELFDHAFRTYSQRWMFKHPTPSDFFRTMEDASAMDLDWFWRGWFYTTDVTDIGIKEVKPLYLTDKPNERVAKLKEQYKQYFDGLGDLVYITDKKEDANAKAMDAYAKGKEVPSYMYAVEFEKPGGLVMPIIVGLTYADGTTEKQTFPAQIWMKSDTSVKRVFSSTQEIISITIDPDFETADVDPSNNNWPKKETNEFDKFKNKVNQ, encoded by the coding sequence ATGAAAAAATTTACTTTATTCGTATTTTCTTTCTTTTTTATTGCAGCAGGTACTTTTGCTCAAGAAAAAAAAGAAGAAAGTAAAACCCTACAAGGGCACACAGACCAAAACAAATTTAGACAACTAAAAGACGTTTTGGCAACACCTAATGATCAACATGCAGCTTCTGGAGCACCAGGAAGTCAATATACGCAACAAAAAGTTGATTATGTAATGGACATTCGTTTAGACGAAAGTGCTAACAAAATTCATGGAGACGAGACAATTACGTATCATAATAACTCTAAAGATCAATTAGAGTATTTATGGGTACAATTAGATCAAAACATGAGAGCAGATGATTCTAAAACTCCTTTAGCTAAATCTAACGCTGCAACTCCTTTTATAACTCCAGAAAATTTCCAAAAAGACTTTATGAAAGAAGGGAAAGGTTTTGGTTTTAATATTGAAAAAGTAGAAAGTGCAGGTAAACCTTTATCTCACTTTATCAACAGAACCATGATGCGTATTAATTTACCAAAACCATTAGCTTCTGGAGATACTTTTAAATTTAGTATCAAATGGAATTACAAAATTAACGACATTAATAAAGATGGTGGTCGTTCTGGTTTAGAAACTTTTCCTGACGGAAACAACAACTATACAATTGCACAATTTTTTCCAAGGTTAGCAGTATATAATAATGTAGAAGGATGGCAAAATATGCAGTTCTGGGGTCGTAGTGAATTTGCTTTAGAATTTGGAGACTATGAAGTTAACATAACAGTACCTGCAGATCATATTGTAGATGCTACAGGAGATTTACAAAACGAAAAAAATGTCTTAACGAAGACACAACGTAATCGTTGGGAACAAGCAAGAAAAACTTTTGATAACCCAGTAATGATTGTTACGCAAGCCGAAGCTGAAGCAGCAGAAAAAGGACGCGCTACCAATACAAAAACTTGGACATTTAAAGCTGAAAAAGTAAGAGATTTTGCTTTTGCTTCTTCTAGAAAATATATTTGGGACGCAATGGCTACCAACATAAATGGTAAAACAGTTATGGCCGTTTCTTTGTACCCTAAAGAAGGAAACCCTTTATGGGAAGAACATTCTACAAGAGCAGTTGCTCATACTTTAATTGAATACTCTAAACTAACATTCGATTATCCTTATTCTAAAGCAATTTCTGTACACTCAGAAAGACAAGGAATGGAATACCCTATGATTTGTTTCAACTTTGGTCGTCCGGAGGCAGATGGAACGTATTCTGACAGAACTAAAAAAGGTATGTTAGGCGTAATTATTCATGAAGTAGGACATAACTTTTTTCCGATGATTGTAAATTCGGATGAAAGACAATGGACTTGGATGGATGAAGGTTTAAACTCTTTTGTAGAAATATTAGCAGAATTTTCTTATGATTATGACTTATTTTCAAAAAACCCTGCTAAAGAAATTACAAGATATATGGGCGGAGACCAAAGCAACATCTCACCTATTATGTCTCAAGGAGATTACGTAAAACAATTTGGACCTAACGCATATACAAAACCTGCAGCGGCATTATACATATTACGTACAACTATAATGGGACCAGAATTATTTGATCATGCTTTTAGAACCTATTCGCAAAGATGGATGTTTAAACACCCAACACCTTCTGATTTCTTTAGAACAATGGAAGATGCTTCTGCAATGGATTTAGATTGGTTTTGGAGAGGTTGGTTTTACACTACAGATGTAACAGATATAGGTATTAAGGAAGTAAAACCTTTATACTTAACAGACAAACCAAACGAAAGAGTTGCCAAGTTAAAAGAACAATACAAGCAATATTTTGACGGTTTAGGAGACTTAGTCTACATTACAGACAAAAAAGAAGATGCCAATGCTAAAGCGATGGATGCATACGCAAAAGGAAAAGAAGTACCTTCTTATATGTATGCTGTAGAGTTTGAAAAACCAGGAGGATTAGTAATGCCAATTATAGTAGGCTTAACCTATGCAGATGGCACCACTGAAAAACAAACATTCCCTGCACAAATTTGGATGAAAAGTGATACTAGTGTTAAAAGAGTTTTTTCATCAACACAAGAAATAATAAGCATAACAATAGATCCAGATTTTGAAACGGCAGATGTAGATCCTTCTAACAATAACTGGCCTAAGAAAGAAACCAATGAGTTTGATAAATTTAAAAATAAAGTAAATCAATAA
- the cysK gene encoding cysteine synthase A yields the protein MKINNILEGIGNTPVVRLAKLFPNANVWMKLEKANPGGSIKDRIALAMIEDAENKNLIKKDTEIIEPTSGNTGVGLAMVAAVKNLKLTLVMPESMSVERRALMKAYGANLVLTPKELGLGGTIAKAKEMVAENKNAWMPSQFTNPANPKIHHETTAQEVVNDFPEGLDYLITGVGTGGHITGMAEVLKEKFPKIKVLAVEPSGSSIISGGEPGPHKLQGIGPGFFPETFNKDIIDGAVKITNEEAFEEVRNIAKTEGILVGISTGASLAAVRKQLATLKGEEVILTMNYDTGERYLSVEGLLTE from the coding sequence ATGAAAATTAATAATATATTAGAAGGTATCGGTAACACACCCGTTGTGCGATTGGCGAAATTATTCCCAAATGCAAATGTTTGGATGAAACTAGAAAAAGCAAATCCGGGTGGAAGTATTAAGGATAGAATTGCATTGGCAATGATTGAAGATGCTGAAAACAAAAACCTAATTAAAAAAGATACAGAAATTATAGAACCAACCTCTGGTAACACTGGTGTTGGATTGGCAATGGTTGCTGCTGTAAAAAACTTAAAACTTACCTTGGTAATGCCTGAGTCTATGTCTGTAGAAAGACGTGCTTTAATGAAAGCTTACGGAGCAAACCTTGTGCTTACTCCAAAGGAATTAGGTTTAGGAGGTACCATAGCTAAGGCTAAAGAAATGGTTGCTGAAAATAAAAATGCATGGATGCCTTCTCAATTTACAAACCCAGCAAACCCAAAAATACACCATGAAACAACTGCTCAAGAAGTGGTTAATGATTTTCCGGAAGGTTTAGATTATTTAATTACTGGTGTTGGAACTGGTGGACACATTACGGGTATGGCAGAAGTTTTAAAAGAAAAATTTCCAAAAATAAAAGTATTGGCAGTAGAACCTAGTGGGTCATCTATTATTTCTGGAGGAGAACCAGGACCTCATAAATTACAAGGAATTGGACCAGGATTCTTTCCTGAAACATTCAATAAAGACATAATTGATGGCGCTGTTAAAATAACCAATGAAGAAGCTTTTGAAGAAGTTAGAAACATTGCAAAAACAGAAGGAATTTTAGTAGGTATTTCTACAGGAGCCTCGTTAGCTGCCGTTAGAAAACAGTTAGCAACCTTAAAAGGTGAAGAGGTGATTTTAACCATGAATTATGATACCGGAGAACGTTATCTTTCTGTAGAAGGTCTTTTAACGGAATAA
- the ftsY gene encoding signal recognition particle-docking protein FtsY translates to MSFFKKIFSKEKKETLDKGLEKSKESFFGKLTKAVAGKSKVDDAVLDNLEEILVASDVGVDTTLKIINRIEDRVAKDKYVGTDELNRILREEIAGLLSETNVGNETEFVIPEIPRDKNGNKMPYVLMVVGVNGVGKTTTIGKLAAQFKKQGLKVVLGAADTFRAAAIDQLQVWADRTGVPIVRQEMGSDPASVAFDTLKSAVNQDADVVIIDTAGRLHNKINLMNELTKIKRVMQKVVDNSPHDVLLVLDGSTGQNAFEQAKQFTLATEVTSLAVTKLDGTAKGGVVIGISDQFKIPVKYIGVGEAIDDLQVFNKHEFVDSFFK, encoded by the coding sequence ATGAGTTTTTTTAAAAAAATATTTTCAAAAGAAAAAAAAGAAACCTTAGACAAGGGATTAGAAAAATCTAAAGAAAGTTTCTTTGGTAAATTAACAAAAGCAGTTGCTGGTAAATCTAAAGTAGATGATGCTGTTTTAGATAATTTAGAAGAAATTTTAGTTGCTTCTGATGTTGGTGTAGATACCACCCTTAAAATTATTAATAGAATAGAAGACAGAGTTGCTAAAGACAAGTATGTTGGTACAGACGAGTTAAATAGAATTCTGCGCGAAGAAATTGCAGGTTTACTTTCTGAAACCAATGTTGGTAACGAAACCGAATTTGTAATTCCGGAAATTCCTAGAGATAAAAATGGTAATAAAATGCCTTATGTCTTAATGGTTGTTGGTGTAAATGGAGTTGGTAAAACTACTACTATTGGTAAGTTAGCAGCGCAATTTAAAAAACAAGGATTAAAAGTTGTTTTAGGAGCTGCAGATACTTTTAGAGCGGCAGCTATAGATCAATTACAAGTTTGGGCAGACAGAACAGGTGTACCAATTGTTCGTCAAGAAATGGGATCAGACCCTGCTTCTGTAGCTTTTGATACTTTAAAATCGGCTGTTAATCAAGATGCAGATGTTGTAATTATTGATACTGCAGGTCGTTTACACAATAAGATAAACTTAATGAATGAGTTGACTAAGATAAAACGTGTAATGCAAAAAGTGGTAGACAATTCACCTCACGATGTGTTGTTAGTTTTAGATGGTTCTACTGGTCAGAATGCTTTTGAACAAGCAAAACAATTTACGTTGGCAACAGAAGTTACTTCTTTAGCGGTTACTAAATTAGATGGTACGGCAAAAGGAGGAGTTGTTATTGGTATATCAGATCAATTTAAAATACCTGTAAAATATATTGGAGTAGGAGAGGCTATAGATGATTTACAAGTGTTTAATAAACACGAATTTGTAGATTCATTCTTCAAATAA
- a CDS encoding DUF4295 domain-containing protein yields the protein MAKKTVASLQTSSKRLSKAIKMVKSPKSGAYTFVESIMEPEKVDAFLAKK from the coding sequence ATGGCAAAAAAAACAGTAGCATCGTTACAAACATCTTCAAAGAGATTAAGTAAAGCTATCAAAATGGTAAAATCTCCAAAATCTGGTGCTTACACTTTTGTAGAATCAATTATGGAACCAGAAAAAGTAGATGCTTTTTTAGCAAAAAAGTAA
- the rpmG gene encoding 50S ribosomal protein L33, which produces MAKKGNRVQVILECTEHKASGKAGTSRYITTKNKKNTPDRMEIKKFNPILKKMTVHKEIK; this is translated from the coding sequence ATGGCAAAAAAAGGAAACAGAGTTCAGGTAATTTTAGAATGCACAGAGCATAAAGCTTCTGGTAAAGCAGGTACTTCTAGATACATTACAACAAAGAACAAAAAGAACACTCCGGATAGAATGGAAATTAAAAAATTCAACCCTATCTTAAAGAAAATGACTGTTCACAAAGAAATTAAATAA
- the rpmB gene encoding 50S ribosomal protein L28, with amino-acid sequence MSRVCELTGKKAMVGNNVSHALNRTKRKFDANLMTKRFYIPEEDKWITLKVSASALKNINKKGISSVIKDARANGFLTK; translated from the coding sequence ATGTCTAGAGTTTGTGAATTAACAGGTAAAAAAGCAATGGTTGGGAACAATGTATCTCACGCTTTAAATAGAACTAAGAGAAAGTTTGACGCTAATCTAATGACCAAGCGTTTTTATATCCCAGAAGAAGATAAATGGATAACATTAAAAGTGTCTGCTTCTGCATTAAAAAATATTAACAAGAAAGGAATTTCTTCAGTTATAAAAGACGCAAGAGCTAACGGATTTTTAACTAAATAA
- a CDS encoding threonine/serine exporter family protein produces MKILHFLEMAVWLAVASVGFAKLFNVPKKALITAAVLAAIGGTCKLILIHFGVHITLASLIGAIVVGFLSIPAAHKQHVPPLILSIPAVIPMIPGAFAYEAMLGFFKLTYELDAETYQVVLNHTINNGLKAIFIIFSLTAGVSFPMLISRKESAKNIHF; encoded by the coding sequence ATGAAAATTCTCCATTTTTTAGAAATGGCAGTTTGGTTAGCTGTTGCTTCTGTAGGTTTTGCTAAATTATTTAATGTGCCTAAAAAAGCATTAATTACGGCAGCTGTGTTAGCTGCTATAGGTGGTACTTGTAAGTTAATTCTAATTCACTTTGGGGTGCATATAACGTTAGCGTCATTAATAGGTGCTATTGTTGTTGGGTTTTTAAGTATCCCAGCGGCACATAAACAACATGTGCCTCCTTTAATATTATCTATTCCAGCAGTTATCCCTATGATTCCGGGAGCATTTGCATACGAGGCAATGTTAGGTTTTTTTAAACTTACCTATGAGTTAGATGCAGAAACATACCAAGTTGTTTTAAATCATACTATAAATAATGGCTTAAAAGCTATTTTTATTATTTTTTCTCTAACCGCAGGAGTTTCGTTTCCAATGCTAATTAGCCGTAAAGAATCTGCAAAAAACATCCATTTTTAA
- a CDS encoding threonine/serine exporter ThrE family protein, whose product MNDKEIIETSNSLLEVGSLLMESGASTHRIRITIERLGAGLGYSCETLITHKTIFLLLRNNTTDELYNSFKKTPPHSVNFTLVSEISKLSWKVVEGKLLLKQLQNEVIRIKNIPRYSFIYVLIFVSFAGAGFCRLFGGMYLDMLIAFIATFFGFIVRHYTAKIKFNIYLSISFAALTASLIAGGSTFFNDNSTNHLAFATSVLFLIPGVPLINSFSDLMDGYTMNGIVRGAHAMLIALFISLGMFVAMLIYDF is encoded by the coding sequence ATGAATGATAAAGAAATTATAGAAACCTCTAATAGTCTTTTAGAAGTTGGTAGTTTGTTAATGGAATCTGGAGCGAGCACGCATAGAATTAGAATAACAATAGAACGTTTGGGTGCTGGTTTAGGGTATAGTTGCGAAACATTAATAACTCATAAAACCATATTTTTATTACTAAGAAATAATACCACTGACGAACTTTATAATAGTTTTAAAAAAACGCCTCCGCATAGTGTTAATTTTACTTTAGTATCTGAAATAAGTAAATTAAGTTGGAAAGTTGTAGAAGGTAAATTATTATTAAAGCAATTACAAAATGAGGTTATTAGAATAAAAAATATTCCTCGTTACTCTTTTATATATGTTTTAATCTTTGTGAGTTTTGCAGGTGCAGGATTTTGTAGATTATTTGGAGGGATGTATTTAGATATGCTTATTGCATTTATAGCTACATTTTTTGGCTTTATTGTAAGGCATTATACGGCAAAAATAAAATTTAATATTTATTTAAGTATTTCTTTTGCAGCATTAACAGCAAGTTTAATTGCTGGTGGAAGTACTTTTTTTAATGATAATAGCACCAATCATTTAGCTTTTGCCACCTCTGTTTTATTTCTAATCCCTGGTGTACCACTAATTAATTCATTTTCTGATTTAATGGATGGTTATACAATGAACGGAATTGTTAGAGGTGCCCATGCCATGCTAATAGCATTATTTATTTCGTTAGGTATGTTTGTAGCCATGTTAATTTATGATTTTTAA
- a CDS encoding competence/damage-inducible protein A, whose translation MNAEIITIGDEILIGQIVDTNSQFIGQELNKIGVSVYQITSIQDDEQHILNALKEAQERASIVIITGGLGPTKDDITKKTIAKFFKDTELIEYPEVIAHIKEMFIKVNHPFNEVQRYQAQLPSKATLLMNNFGTAPGMWFYQNETVFVSLPGVPYEMKGLITDQVLPKIQKQFKLPFIIHKTIMTYGQGESMIAERIEEFENNLPPYIKLAYLPSFGKVRLRLSAKGDHKETLEAELNEKVAEIYKLIPEIITGLDDDSSLEKRIGALLKRNKQTIATAESLTGGQISANLVSVAGSSAYYKGSIVAYSAETKINLLGVSVETIKKYSVVSKEVALEMARGVKSKLQTNYAIAVTGNAGPTTDHTDKSVGIVYIAIVSDDKEIVKEFNFGQPREKVINRTVSKALEIIYKELV comes from the coding sequence ATGAATGCAGAAATTATTACAATAGGAGATGAAATTTTAATTGGTCAGATTGTAGATACCAATTCACAATTTATTGGTCAGGAATTAAATAAAATAGGAGTTTCAGTTTATCAAATTACTTCCATTCAAGATGATGAACAGCATATTTTAAACGCTTTAAAAGAAGCACAAGAAAGAGCAAGTATTGTTATTATTACTGGAGGTTTAGGACCAACAAAAGATGATATCACAAAAAAAACAATTGCAAAGTTTTTTAAAGATACTGAGTTAATTGAATATCCGGAAGTAATAGCACATATTAAAGAGATGTTTATAAAAGTGAATCATCCTTTTAATGAAGTGCAAAGATATCAGGCGCAATTGCCTTCTAAGGCTACTTTGTTAATGAATAATTTTGGTACTGCACCCGGAATGTGGTTTTATCAAAACGAGACTGTCTTTGTGTCACTCCCTGGAGTTCCTTATGAAATGAAAGGTTTAATAACCGATCAAGTTTTACCTAAAATTCAAAAGCAGTTTAAATTACCTTTCATTATTCATAAAACAATTATGACGTATGGGCAGGGGGAAAGTATGATTGCAGAAAGAATTGAAGAATTCGAAAACAATTTACCACCTTATATTAAGTTGGCATATTTACCTTCTTTTGGTAAAGTAAGACTGCGTTTATCCGCCAAAGGCGATCATAAAGAGACTTTAGAGGCAGAGTTAAATGAAAAAGTAGCTGAAATTTATAAACTAATACCAGAAATTATTACCGGTTTAGATGATGATAGCTCATTAGAGAAAAGAATAGGAGCGTTGTTAAAAAGAAATAAGCAAACAATTGCTACGGCAGAAAGCTTAACAGGAGGTCAAATATCTGCAAATTTAGTATCCGTTGCAGGCTCGTCTGCTTATTATAAAGGTAGTATTGTTGCGTATTCTGCAGAAACTAAAATTAATTTATTAGGTGTTTCTGTAGAAACTATCAAAAAATATAGCGTTGTAAGTAAGGAAGTTGCTTTAGAAATGGCTAGAGGAGTTAAAAGCAAACTACAAACAAATTATGCAATTGCAGTAACAGGTAATGCAGGTCCAACAACAGATCATACAGATAAAAGTGTAGGGATTGTTTACATAGCTATTGTGTCTGATGATAAAGAAATTGTAAAAGAATTTAATTTTGGGCAACCAAGAGAAAAGGTAATTAATAGAACAGTTAGTAAAGCGTTAGAAATAATCTACAAAGAATTAGTGTAA
- a CDS encoding fumarylacetoacetate hydrolase family protein: MKIICIGRNYAKHIEELANERPENPVVFLKPDSAILPRKNPFFIPPFSNDVHYEVEVLIKINKVGKHIDAKFAHKYYDEIGLGIDFTARDIQAKCKEKGLPWEKAKGFDGSAVVGEFYPKEEFDLENLNFQLFKNDELVQDGNTNAMLWKTDELIAYVSQYFTLKKGDIIYTGTPAGVGKVVENDNLKGIIEGREAFDIRVK; encoded by the coding sequence ATGAAAATAATTTGTATTGGGCGCAATTACGCAAAACATATAGAAGAGTTAGCAAATGAAAGACCAGAAAACCCTGTAGTTTTTCTAAAACCAGATTCTGCTATTTTACCAAGAAAAAATCCGTTTTTTATTCCACCTTTTTCTAATGATGTTCATTATGAAGTAGAGGTTTTGATAAAAATAAATAAAGTTGGTAAACATATTGACGCTAAATTTGCTCATAAATATTACGATGAAATTGGTTTAGGAATCGATTTTACAGCAAGAGATATACAGGCAAAATGTAAAGAAAAAGGGTTGCCTTGGGAAAAAGCAAAAGGTTTTGACGGAAGTGCCGTGGTGGGAGAATTTTATCCGAAGGAAGAATTTGATTTAGAGAACTTAAATTTTCAACTTTTTAAGAACGACGAACTTGTTCAGGATGGTAACACCAATGCAATGTTGTGGAAAACAGATGAATTAATTGCTTATGTTTCTCAATACTTCACCCTTAAAAAAGGAGACATAATATATACAGGTACACCTGCAGGAGTAGGTAAAGTTGTAGAGAACGATAACTTAAAAGGAATTATTGAAGGAAGAGAAGCTTTTGATATAAGAGTAAAGTAG
- the purU gene encoding formyltetrahydrofolate deformylase, with amino-acid sequence MKPQVVSFLIKCPDQKGLVAKITTFFYENGFNILSSQQYVNAIENTYFMRVRLDAEGTDISKETLEHNFLQLATPLNIDWSVNYCDKKQNVAIMVSHTSHNLYDLLERSKEGRLDCNVKMVISNHDKLRYIADMFNVPFYYLPVTKETKKDQEDQVVQLLDANEVDLVIMARYMQILSSDFINHYPERIINIHHSFLPAFQGANPYKKAYERGVKLIGATAHYATVDLDEGPIIEQDVKPVTHESTPTTLKRIGADIEKLVLARAVKNHLNHQIIVSGNRAIVFPEAGE; translated from the coding sequence ATGAAACCACAAGTAGTCTCTTTTTTAATTAAATGTCCAGATCAAAAAGGATTGGTAGCCAAAATTACCACTTTTTTTTATGAAAATGGATTCAATATTTTAAGTTCTCAGCAGTATGTAAATGCTATTGAAAACACCTATTTTATGAGAGTTCGTTTAGATGCAGAGGGAACGGATATTTCTAAAGAAACTCTAGAGCATAATTTTTTACAATTGGCAACGCCATTAAATATTGATTGGTCGGTAAACTATTGCGATAAAAAACAAAATGTAGCCATTATGGTTTCGCACACTAGTCATAATTTATATGATTTGTTAGAGCGTTCTAAAGAGGGGCGTTTAGATTGTAATGTAAAAATGGTTATTAGCAATCATGATAAATTAAGGTATATAGCAGACATGTTTAATGTGCCTTTTTATTATTTACCTGTTACTAAAGAAACCAAAAAAGATCAAGAAGATCAAGTTGTACAATTGTTAGATGCTAATGAAGTAGATTTAGTAATTATGGCAAGGTATATGCAAATTTTATCTTCAGATTTTATCAATCATTATCCAGAGAGAATTATAAATATTCATCATTCTTTTTTACCTGCTTTTCAAGGAGCAAACCCTTATAAAAAAGCATACGAAAGAGGTGTGAAATTAATTGGAGCAACGGCACATTATGCAACAGTAGATTTAGATGAAGGGCCAATTATTGAGCAAGATGTAAAACCGGTAACGCATGAAAGTACACCAACAACCTTAAAAAGAATTGGTGCAGATATAGAGAAATTAGTGTTGGCAAGAGCGGTTAAAAACCACTTAAATCATCAAATAATTGTTTCAGGAAATAGAGCTATTGTTTTTCCGGAAGCAGGGGAATAA
- a CDS encoding 1,4-dihydroxy-2-naphthoyl-CoA synthase, producing the protein MIQPEWKTVKEYEDITYKKCNGVARIAFNRPNVRNAFRPKTTKELYDAFYDAGEDVNIGVVLLSAEGPSTKDGVYSFCSGGDQKARGHQGYVGEDGYHRLNILEVQRLIRFMPKAVIAVVPGWAVGGGHSLHVVCDLTLASKEHAIFKQTDADVTSFDGGYGSAYLAKMVGQKRAREIFFLGRNYSAQEAYDMGMVNAVIPHEELESTAYEWAQEILEKSPTSIKMLKFAMNLTDDGMVGQQVFAGEATRLAYMTDEAKEGRDAFLEKRKPNFPKKWIP; encoded by the coding sequence ATGATACAACCCGAGTGGAAAACTGTTAAAGAATACGAAGACATTACCTATAAGAAATGTAATGGAGTTGCTAGAATAGCATTTAATAGACCTAATGTTAGAAATGCTTTTAGACCTAAAACTACTAAAGAATTATACGATGCTTTTTACGATGCAGGCGAAGATGTAAATATTGGAGTTGTGCTACTTTCTGCGGAAGGGCCAAGTACAAAAGACGGTGTGTATTCATTCTGTTCTGGAGGAGATCAAAAAGCACGTGGACACCAAGGGTATGTTGGTGAAGACGGATATCACAGATTAAATATATTAGAAGTACAACGTTTAATTAGGTTTATGCCAAAAGCAGTAATTGCTGTAGTACCAGGTTGGGCAGTTGGTGGCGGACACAGTTTACATGTAGTTTGCGATTTAACTTTAGCTTCTAAAGAACATGCTATTTTTAAACAAACAGATGCAGATGTAACTTCTTTTGATGGTGGTTATGGTTCTGCATATTTGGCTAAAATGGTGGGGCAAAAAAGAGCTCGTGAAATCTTTTTCTTAGGTAGAAATTATTCTGCACAAGAAGCGTATGATATGGGTATGGTAAATGCTGTTATTCCGCATGAAGAATTAGAATCTACTGCGTATGAATGGGCACAAGAAATATTAGAAAAGAGTCCGACTTCTATAAAAATGCTAAAGTTTGCAATGAATTTAACAGATGACGGTATGGTTGGTCAGCAAGTTTTTGCAGGAGAAGCAACAAGACTTGCTTATATGACAGATGAAGCAAAAGAAGGAAGAGATGCTTTTCTTGAAAAGAGAAAACCAAACTTTCCTAAAAAATGGATACCATAG